In a single window of the Coregonus clupeaformis isolate EN_2021a chromosome 10, ASM2061545v1, whole genome shotgun sequence genome:
- the LOC121574973 gene encoding actin-related protein 2/3 complex subunit 4: MTATLRPYLNAVRATLQAALCLENFSSQVVERHNKPEVEVRSSKELLLQPVVISRNDKEKVLIEGSINSVRVSIAVKQADEIEKILCHKFMRFMMMRAENFFILRRKAVEGYDISFLITNFHTEQMYKHKLVDFVITFMEEIDKEISEMKLSVNARARIVAEEFLKNF, encoded by the exons ATG ACAGCGACCCTGCGCCCATACTTGAATGCTGTGCGTGCCACACTGCAGGCCGCCCTCTGTCTGGAGAACTTCTCCTCTCAGGTAGTGGAACGCCACAACAAACCAGAGGTGGAGGTCAg GAGTAGTAAAGAGCTCCTACTACAGCCTGTGGTGATCAGCCGCAATGACAAGGAAAAGGTCCTAATCGAGGGCTCCATCAACTCTGTGCGAGTCAGCATTGCTGTGAAGCAG GCTGATGAGATTGAGAAGATCCTGTGCCACAAGTTCATGCGCTTCATGATGATGAGAGCGGAGAACTTCTTCATTCTCAGGAGGAAAGCGGTTGAG GGCTATGACATCAGTTTCCTCATCACCAACTTCCACACAGAGCAGATGTACAAGCACAAGCTGGTGGACTTCGTCATCACCTTCATGGAGGAGATCGACAAGGAGATCAGCGAGATGAAGCTGTCTGTCAATGCCCGTGCCCGTATCGTAGCGGAGGAGTTCCTCAAGAAT TTCTGA